Proteins encoded within one genomic window of Actinoplanes octamycinicus:
- a CDS encoding PulJ/GspJ family protein → MIDLLVAMALMSIIGSIVTGGLAQLYRMTDVTDRMDEAQSQASLAYAGLQPEIGVAYDISEPGAGAGGDPSVEYVTQDPSGQRICHQLRLSGGKLKLRQWPASATTAAAVSAAAWRVLASGLSAPGTPDTETGAAAAPQTLHFPDFSTPSLTNLPSATPLQLRIRLTATASGAKGSTQRDTQTTIVAANSAVRWHDPVACSLGRNTP, encoded by the coding sequence ATGATCGACCTCCTGGTCGCCATGGCGCTCATGTCGATCATCGGGTCCATCGTGACCGGCGGCCTCGCGCAGCTGTACCGGATGACCGACGTCACCGACCGGATGGACGAGGCCCAGTCGCAAGCGAGCCTGGCGTACGCCGGCCTCCAACCGGAGATCGGTGTCGCCTACGACATCAGTGAGCCGGGCGCCGGAGCCGGCGGTGATCCCTCCGTCGAGTACGTCACCCAGGACCCGAGCGGTCAGCGGATCTGCCACCAGCTACGCCTCTCCGGCGGAAAGCTGAAGCTACGCCAGTGGCCGGCGTCGGCGACCACGGCAGCGGCGGTGTCCGCAGCCGCCTGGCGTGTTCTCGCGTCCGGGCTGTCGGCGCCCGGCACACCGGACACCGAAACCGGCGCGGCAGCGGCGCCGCAGACCCTCCACTTCCCGGACTTCTCGACACCTTCGCTGACGAACCTGCCGAGCGCCACGCCGCTGCAACTGCGCATCCGGCTCACGGCGACGGCCAGCGGGGCGAAGGGCTCGACCCAACGCGACACCCAGACCACCATCGTCGCGGCCAACAGCGCCGTCCGCTGGCACGACCCGGTCGCCTGCTCGCTAGGAAGGAACACGCCGTGA
- a CDS encoding ricin-type beta-trefoil lectin domain protein produces MSALRRPRPRPSADDRGSMPIAILVTMVATSLSAILGALLIAQIGITRFDQRRVSGLQAARAGLEVAVATIRASTSGSVSQATLSTTAGNPQGDRTKLPCATLTDASPAVPATYTISFDYYTTDPQYGGSPLPSCQTGQGPGNQAAYVRLTSTGLDLAGKASVTLTATYPLLSGDQNLAGDTIRLGATNLCLDAGDSPSAGQQLSLRNCAASTRPTSQLFAYGSNLQVRLVSSNSPDALCVTAQQTSGASLALAVCGTTTVPAGQQWISSGPGASGGGTWLSSARTLCWRAAGSAAGNPVNLDADCGTAASTFVSGGSAGAGAAVLADRNQWVDHAEFSRCMDVAGKKVADARLITYPCSQSQSLTSADWSQQWVPVDATSGQAAVLVNGAAGVKDVLFTVTDNDGSPTNPDGKYCLWSSGTAGQKVQAKACSAATAGYRWTITRNTGQSATSYQVQDDHALCLTAVGQDVLADPGAPANASILRVMPCDGSDQQKWNAPPAVQNASPLLNVTQR; encoded by the coding sequence GTGAGCGCTCTGCGACGGCCGCGTCCGCGGCCCTCGGCCGACGACCGCGGCTCGATGCCGATCGCCATCCTGGTCACCATGGTGGCGACGAGCCTCAGCGCGATCCTCGGCGCACTGCTGATCGCGCAGATCGGTATCACGCGATTCGACCAGCGCCGGGTCAGCGGATTGCAGGCCGCGCGCGCGGGTCTGGAAGTCGCCGTGGCCACCATCCGGGCGTCCACGTCGGGTAGCGTGTCGCAGGCGACCCTCTCCACGACGGCCGGCAACCCGCAGGGCGATCGCACCAAGTTGCCCTGCGCCACTCTGACCGACGCCTCGCCCGCCGTCCCGGCCACCTATACGATCAGCTTCGACTACTACACGACGGATCCGCAGTACGGCGGCAGCCCTCTGCCCTCGTGCCAGACCGGACAGGGTCCCGGCAACCAGGCCGCCTACGTGCGATTGACGTCGACCGGGTTGGACCTCGCGGGCAAGGCGAGCGTGACGCTGACCGCCACGTACCCCTTGCTGTCCGGTGACCAGAACCTGGCCGGCGACACCATCCGGCTCGGCGCGACCAACCTGTGCCTGGACGCGGGCGACTCGCCCAGCGCGGGCCAGCAACTCTCGCTGCGCAACTGCGCCGCCAGCACCAGGCCCACGAGCCAGCTGTTCGCCTACGGCTCCAACCTGCAGGTCAGGTTGGTGTCGTCGAACTCTCCCGACGCCCTGTGCGTGACCGCCCAACAGACGAGCGGCGCCTCCCTGGCCCTCGCCGTGTGCGGCACCACCACCGTCCCCGCCGGCCAGCAATGGATCTCTTCGGGCCCCGGGGCGTCCGGTGGCGGCACGTGGCTCTCCTCGGCCCGGACTCTCTGCTGGCGCGCAGCGGGCTCCGCGGCGGGCAACCCCGTCAACCTCGACGCCGACTGCGGCACCGCGGCGTCCACCTTCGTCTCGGGTGGCTCTGCCGGTGCCGGCGCGGCCGTGCTGGCGGACCGGAACCAGTGGGTGGATCACGCCGAGTTCAGCCGGTGCATGGACGTCGCCGGCAAGAAGGTCGCCGACGCCCGGCTGATCACCTATCCCTGCAGTCAGAGCCAGAGCCTGACGAGCGCCGACTGGAGCCAGCAGTGGGTGCCCGTGGACGCCACCAGCGGTCAAGCCGCGGTACTCGTCAACGGGGCCGCCGGCGTGAAGGATGTCCTGTTCACCGTGACCGACAACGACGGAAGCCCGACCAATCCCGACGGCAAGTACTGCCTGTGGAGTTCCGGCACCGCTGGGCAGAAGGTACAGGCCAAGGCCTGCTCCGCGGCGACGGCCGGATACCGGTGGACGATCACCCGGAACACCGGCCAGTCCGCGACCAGCTATCAGGTCCAGGACGACCACGCCTTGTGCCTCACCGCTGTCGGACAGGACGTCCTCGCGGATCCGGGCGCACCAGCGAACGCGAGCATTCTCCGCGTGATGCCGTGCGACGGCTCCGACCAGCAGAAATGGAACGCCCCGCCGGCGGTGCAGAACGCGTCGCCGCTGCTGAACGTGACCCAACGCTAG